One region of Chanodichthys erythropterus isolate Z2021 chromosome 17, ASM2448905v1, whole genome shotgun sequence genomic DNA includes:
- the zgc:114130 gene encoding mRNA decay activator protein ZFP36L1 codes for MPSYALNQFIDLDDVLCKHLLNLDLREPMKTSSQAAAVGYRKSDSPCTLSSTGSGLSIDSIESGTMNTSYWGTQKVSSQSKWGKMPFWSERSISMVEGNTGSLGWSSSEPGHLKQSSVTSGAISLSNSTSSISATSSRYKTELCRTFAERGVCKYGGKCQFAHGPEELRDLNRHPKYKTEPCRTFHSIGFCPYGIRCHFVHNAEDDHAQSRPQTSNPAIQRPPLLKQSFSFAGFPTTPQHLEAPLAPSSFLRAPSTSTPSTAFSDLLSLAFPDVDPNTLLDQARELHPQFLPSPDSGYSHSGLTPTLSPTQLASPQPEACLRQSPTGGASLGPRSLSHTSLSDHEGGSCSSSSSMSGSESSFGPEASGRRLPIFSQLSVPDDAVYNEHSNSSTSFFL; via the exons ATGCCATCCTACGCGCTCAATCAGTTTATTGACCTGGATGATGTCCTGTGCAAG CACCTTTTAAATCTTGATCTCCGAGAGCCGATGAAGACCTCCTCACAGGCAGCTGCTGTTGGATATAGGAAGTCTGACAGTCCCTGCACACTTTCCTCCACTGGTTCAGGACTTTCTATTGACAGCATTGAGAGTGGAACCATGAACACAAGCTACTGGGGCACCCAGAAAGTATCATCTCAGTCAAAGTGGGGCAAGATGCCCTTTTGGTCAGAGCGCTCCATTAGCATGGTGGAGGGCAACACTGGAAGTCTGGGTTGGTCTTCATCCGAACCCGGCCATTTAAAGCAGTCTTCAGTCACGTCAGGTGCCATTTCCCTCTCCAACTCTACATCTTCGATCTCCGCCACCTCCTCACGCTACAAGACAGAGTTGTGCCGCACGTTCGCCGAAAGGGGCGTGTGCAAATATGGCGGCAAGTGTCAATTCGCACATGGCCCTGAAGAGCTACGAGACCTTAACCGTCACCCAAAATATAAGACTGAACCCTGCCGCACTTTCCACTCAATTGGCTTCTGCCCCTACGGTATCCGCTGCCATTTCGTTCACAACGCCGAAGACGATCACGCACAATCCCGACCCCAGACCTCCAACCCGGCTATCCAACGGCCTCCCCTGCTCAAGCAGAGCTTCAGCTTTGCTGGGTTTCCCACAACTCCCCAACATCTAGAAGCCCCTCTGGCGCCTTCCTCATTCCTGCGAGCACCTTCCACTTCGACTCCGTCAACCGCGTTTTCTGACCTTCTCTCCTTGGCCTTCCCTGACGTAGACCCCAACACCCTTCTGGACCAAGCTCGAGAGTTGCACCCTCAGTTCCTTCCCTCTCCTGACTCTGGGTACTCTCACTCGGGACTGACGCCCACATTGTCGCCCACCCAGCTCGCGTCCCCACAGCCTGAAGCCTGCTTGCGACAGAGTCCTACCGGTGGCGCTTCTCTAGGCCCGCGGAGCCTATCCCACACCTCTCTCTCAGACCACGAGGGTGGCAGCTGCAGTTCATCCAGCAGCATGAGCGGATCTGAATCCTCCTTCGGACCGGAAGCCAGCGGGCGCAGACTTCCTATCTTCAGCCAGCTTTCAGTTCCAGACGACGCCGTCTACAACGAACACAGCAACTCTAGCACAAGCTTCTTCCTGTAG